One Kiritimatiellia bacterium genomic window carries:
- a CDS encoding ATP-dependent Clp protease ATP-binding subunit: MNNFTPRAQQVIQLARKEADRFNHGYVGTEHLLLGLIALGQGVAVNVLRKMGIDLETVRLEVEKSVGVGPATKTAGNVPFTPRMKKVLALAGSEARALKHAYVGTEHLLLGLLREGEGVAARVLKNLDVDLEKARVEVMKELDPAYDPSLEPPPGEPADGPGPEGKPPPAKDSKTPALSTFGRDLTDLANKGQLDPVIGRANEIERVIQILCRRTKNNPVLLGEAGVGKTAIVEGLAQAIVRGDVPELLRGKRVVTLDLALMVAGTKYRGQFEERIKAVMDEIRRNKNIILFIDELHSIVGAGSAEGAMDASNIIKPALSRGELQCVGATTLAEYRKFIEKDAALERRFQSITVREPTIEEAVEILRGLRPRYEEHHHAKITDEAIVEAVHLSSRYLTARYLPDKAIDVMDEAGARGRISAMTRPPDLKEQEKKIEEIRKQKEEAIKLQQYEQAAAFRDQERQAREETDKAMEAWRKEQDGKIVTVNAEDIRHIVSKWTGVPLTKMADLESKKLLQMEANIRKTVIGQDAAVAAISKALRRSRAELKDPRRPIGSFILLGPTGVGKTLLAKALAEFMFDDPDALIQIDMSEYMEKFNVSRMVGSPPGYVGYEEGGQLTEKVRRRPYSVVLFDEIEKAHPDTMNILLQILEEGKLTDSLGRSVDFRNTVVLMTSNLGSEFVRKGGAMGFGRADAAADYDALKRQMLDEAKRVFRPELLNRVEEVIVFRQLGIEDMEQILDLEVAKIRKRLAAKNIELHLSEPARKFLIGKGFDPLLGARPMRRAVEKYLEDPLAEELLSGHLAGSEAIEVTAEADALKFGQLAGTS; the protein is encoded by the coding sequence ATGAACAATTTTACGCCCAGAGCGCAACAGGTGATCCAGTTGGCCCGCAAGGAGGCCGACCGGTTCAACCACGGCTACGTCGGCACGGAGCACCTCCTGCTCGGCCTGATCGCGCTGGGGCAGGGTGTGGCCGTCAATGTCCTGCGCAAGATGGGCATCGACCTCGAGACCGTGCGCCTCGAGGTCGAGAAGTCCGTCGGCGTCGGCCCGGCGACGAAGACCGCCGGCAACGTACCCTTCACCCCCCGCATGAAGAAGGTCCTCGCGCTCGCCGGCAGCGAGGCCCGCGCCCTGAAACACGCCTACGTCGGCACGGAGCACCTCCTGCTCGGCCTGCTCCGCGAGGGCGAAGGCGTCGCCGCCCGCGTCCTGAAGAATCTCGACGTGGACTTGGAGAAGGCGCGCGTCGAGGTGATGAAGGAGCTCGACCCGGCCTACGACCCCTCCCTGGAGCCGCCGCCCGGCGAACCGGCCGACGGCCCCGGCCCGGAAGGCAAGCCGCCGCCCGCCAAGGACTCCAAGACCCCGGCGTTGAGCACGTTCGGGCGCGACCTGACCGACCTGGCGAACAAGGGCCAGCTCGACCCCGTCATCGGCCGCGCGAACGAGATCGAGCGCGTGATCCAGATCCTGTGCCGCCGGACCAAGAACAACCCCGTGCTGCTCGGCGAGGCGGGCGTCGGCAAGACCGCGATCGTCGAGGGCCTGGCCCAGGCCATCGTCCGCGGCGACGTGCCGGAGCTCCTGCGCGGCAAGCGGGTGGTCACGCTCGACCTGGCGCTGATGGTCGCCGGCACCAAGTACCGCGGCCAGTTCGAGGAGCGGATCAAGGCCGTCATGGACGAAATCCGCCGGAACAAGAACATCATCCTCTTCATCGACGAGCTGCACAGCATCGTCGGGGCGGGCTCGGCGGAGGGCGCCATGGACGCCTCCAACATCATCAAGCCCGCGCTCTCCCGGGGCGAGTTGCAGTGCGTCGGGGCGACGACCCTGGCGGAATACCGGAAGTTCATCGAGAAGGACGCCGCCCTGGAGCGCCGTTTCCAGTCCATCACCGTGCGCGAGCCGACGATCGAGGAGGCCGTCGAGATCCTCCGCGGCCTGCGCCCGCGCTACGAGGAGCACCACCACGCGAAGATCACCGACGAGGCGATCGTCGAGGCCGTCCACCTGTCCTCGCGCTACCTGACCGCCCGCTACCTGCCGGACAAGGCGATCGACGTCATGGACGAGGCCGGCGCCCGCGGCCGCATCTCCGCCATGACCCGGCCGCCCGACCTCAAGGAGCAGGAGAAGAAGATCGAGGAGATCCGCAAGCAGAAGGAGGAGGCGATCAAGCTCCAGCAGTACGAGCAGGCCGCCGCCTTCCGCGACCAGGAGCGCCAGGCCCGCGAGGAGACCGACAAGGCCATGGAGGCGTGGCGCAAGGAGCAGGACGGCAAGATCGTCACCGTCAACGCCGAGGATATCCGCCACATTGTCTCCAAGTGGACCGGCGTGCCGCTGACCAAGATGGCCGACCTCGAGTCCAAGAAGCTCCTCCAGATGGAGGCCAACATCCGCAAGACCGTCATCGGGCAGGACGCCGCGGTGGCCGCGATCTCCAAGGCCCTGCGCCGCTCGCGCGCCGAGTTGAAGGATCCCCGCCGGCCGATCGGCTCGTTCATCCTGCTCGGCCCCACCGGCGTCGGCAAGACCCTGCTCGCCAAGGCCCTGGCCGAGTTCATGTTCGACGACCCTGACGCGCTGATCCAGATCGACATGTCCGAGTACATGGAGAAGTTCAACGTCTCGCGCATGGTCGGCTCGCCGCCGGGCTATGTCGGCTACGAGGAGGGCGGGCAGTTGACCGAGAAGGTACGGCGCCGCCCGTACAGCGTGGTTCTCTTCGACGAGATCGAGAAGGCGCACCCGGACACGATGAACATCCTCCTGCAGATTCTCGAGGAGGGCAAGCTGACCGACAGCCTCGGGCGCAGCGTGGACTTCCGCAACACGGTCGTGCTGATGACCTCCAACCTCGGGTCCGAGTTCGTCCGCAAGGGGGGGGCGATGGGCTTCGGCCGCGCCGATGCCGCCGCGGACTACGACGCGTTGAAGAGGCAGATGCTCGACGAGGCCAAGCGCGTCTTCCGGCCCGAGCTGCTCAATCGCGTCGAGGAAGTCATCGTCTTCCGGCAGCTCGGGATCGAGGACATGGAGCAGATCCTCGACCTGGAGGTCGCGAAGATTCGCAAGCGCCTCGCGGCGAAAAACATCGAATTGCACCTCTCCGAACCGGCCCGGAAGTTCCTCATCGGCAAGGGCTTCGATCCCCTGCTCGGCGCCCGGCCCATGCGCCGCGCCGTGGAGAAATACCTCGAGGATCCCCTGGCCGAGGAGCTCTTGAGCGGCCACCTCGCCGGCTCCGAGGCCATCGAGGTCACCGCCGAAGCCGACGCCCTCAAGTTCGGCCAACTCGCCGGCACGAGTTGA
- a CDS encoding DUF5110 domain-containing protein: protein MKMKQSPVVLGNARFTVYADGCVRLEYSHGGRFAEGPSLLVGRKPAKPAAAETALKGKTLTLRTPKFELVYTDDGQCFSAANLKIHHRNHVGHPMTWTPGQRDGGNLGTVTRCLDQWKWCGGPAHFPVEGILSTDGGHFVQDDHRVYWSLKHDWPESLGSVVQFDGYFFAYGNDYKGALKDFTTVFGKVPMVPRWTFGFWYSRWYAYTDKEFIDLVKRYRREGIPIDVMIIDTDWRHGWGGYDWNPKFFPNPRKALAALHKLGVRTSLNDHPGYDHYDSLPADDSHLPAVARRLGALPHQGQWACDWSRKDAVQAWKDILLGPRFDEGMDFWWVDGWIKPPFDGTDSQLWANRLYYELAEERTGKRGLILSRWGGVGSHRYPVQFSGDTPSEWGVLQHQVEFTARSGNLGAAYWSHDIGGFFGQEIEEELFVRWSQFGAMSPVFRTHSHHGVREPWGFSPRAKAIFRKQARIRYALAPYFYTLSREAHDTGLPLIRPLYLEYNDNDGGALGRKHQYLIGRDLLVIPADGPADKNSGLYRKRAYFPPGAWRELETGEAVTGLRDGHVEIPLDRIPTYARRGAIIPCQPPPAALGTATPREIHFDYYPDPLADSSYELYEDDGESRKCEKGEFARTAVRGRCGGKTIELAVSAPRGKYAGMPARRDCVLRAALPEGARVKSAEVRIGKGPWKKVRCRVAGECLAGTVKTPTRFAEARITSRREAVAVRFTLDEVVNG from the coding sequence ATGAAGATGAAACAAAGTCCGGTCGTACTGGGGAATGCGCGGTTCACGGTATATGCCGATGGCTGTGTACGGCTGGAGTACAGCCACGGCGGGCGGTTCGCCGAGGGGCCGTCGCTGCTGGTCGGGCGCAAGCCCGCGAAGCCGGCGGCCGCCGAGACGGCGCTGAAGGGCAAGACGCTGACGCTCCGGACGCCGAAGTTCGAGCTGGTTTATACCGACGACGGCCAGTGCTTCTCGGCCGCGAACCTGAAGATCCATCACCGCAACCACGTCGGGCACCCGATGACCTGGACGCCGGGCCAGCGCGACGGCGGCAACCTCGGGACGGTGACCCGTTGCCTGGACCAGTGGAAGTGGTGCGGCGGGCCCGCGCATTTCCCGGTCGAGGGCATCTTGAGCACCGACGGTGGACACTTCGTCCAGGACGACCACCGGGTCTACTGGAGCCTGAAACACGACTGGCCGGAGAGCCTCGGGAGCGTGGTGCAGTTCGACGGCTACTTCTTCGCGTACGGGAACGATTACAAGGGCGCGCTGAAGGATTTCACGACGGTGTTCGGCAAGGTTCCGATGGTTCCGCGCTGGACGTTCGGCTTCTGGTACTCGCGCTGGTACGCCTACACGGACAAGGAATTCATCGACCTCGTGAAGCGATACCGCCGGGAAGGCATCCCGATCGACGTGATGATCATCGACACCGACTGGCGCCACGGATGGGGCGGGTACGACTGGAACCCGAAATTCTTCCCAAACCCGCGGAAGGCGCTGGCGGCGCTGCACAAGCTGGGCGTGCGGACCTCGCTGAACGATCACCCGGGCTACGACCACTATGACAGCCTGCCCGCGGACGACAGCCACCTGCCCGCCGTCGCGAGGCGGCTCGGGGCGCTGCCGCACCAGGGCCAGTGGGCCTGCGACTGGTCGCGCAAGGACGCCGTGCAGGCCTGGAAGGACATCCTGCTGGGCCCGCGATTCGACGAGGGCATGGATTTCTGGTGGGTGGACGGCTGGATCAAGCCGCCGTTCGACGGCACGGACAGCCAGCTCTGGGCCAACCGCCTGTACTACGAGCTGGCCGAGGAGCGGACGGGCAAGCGGGGCCTGATCCTCTCGCGCTGGGGCGGGGTGGGTTCGCATCGGTACCCGGTCCAGTTCTCCGGGGACACGCCATCGGAGTGGGGCGTGCTGCAGCACCAGGTCGAGTTCACCGCGCGCAGCGGCAACCTGGGGGCGGCCTACTGGTCGCACGACATCGGCGGGTTTTTCGGGCAGGAGATCGAAGAGGAGCTCTTCGTTCGCTGGTCGCAGTTCGGCGCGATGAGCCCCGTGTTCCGCACGCACAGCCACCACGGCGTGCGCGAGCCGTGGGGCTTCAGCCCGCGCGCGAAGGCGATCTTTCGCAAGCAGGCGCGCATCCGCTACGCCCTGGCGCCGTATTTTTACACCCTGTCGCGCGAGGCGCACGACACGGGCCTGCCGCTGATCCGTCCGCTCTACCTGGAATACAACGACAACGACGGCGGCGCGCTGGGCCGCAAGCACCAGTACCTGATCGGCCGCGACCTGCTGGTGATTCCGGCGGACGGGCCCGCGGACAAGAACAGCGGCCTGTACCGCAAGCGGGCCTATTTCCCGCCCGGCGCCTGGCGCGAGCTCGAGACGGGCGAGGCCGTGACAGGCCTGCGGGACGGGCACGTGGAGATCCCGCTCGATCGCATCCCGACGTACGCGCGCCGGGGCGCGATCATCCCCTGCCAACCTCCGCCGGCCGCGCTGGGCACGGCCACGCCGCGCGAGATCCACTTCGATTACTACCCCGACCCGCTCGCCGATTCGTCGTACGAGCTGTACGAGGACGACGGCGAGAGCCGGAAATGCGAGAAGGGCGAGTTCGCCCGGACGGCGGTGCGCGGCCGGTGCGGCGGGAAGACGATAGAGCTGGCCGTTTCGGCGCCGCGCGGGAAGTACGCGGGCATGCCGGCGCGCCGCGACTGCGTGCTGCGCGCGGCCCTGCCGGAGGGCGCGCGCGTGAAATCGGCCGAGGTCCGGATCGGGAAGGGGCCGTGGAAGAAGGTCCGGTGCCGCGTCGCGGGCGAGTGCCTCGCCGGGACGGTCAAGACCCCGACCCGGTTTGCCGAGGCGCGGATCACCAGCCGCCGCGAGGCCGTGGCGGTTCGGTTCACGCTGGACGAGGTCGTGAACGGTTGA
- a CDS encoding OmpA family protein, which yields MNRITAFLAVWLVLAMGAVAAEVDLFEEAPWSGGVGFSFMHFEGDQVVEDSAGLSLKFNYAFSPRWSVDLGADLFPSLPNREFRTERPNQLDDDTWGLRLGADALLHLRNIQNLRWDPFLAAGVGLMAFGDDVGGGEAQPVLDGGAGMFYHFNDEWALRGDLRAHTTTLNWEFQALASVGVMWRWGAHVAPAMQVTGGELDSDGDGLFDREEQEIGTDPFDPDTDKDGLTDYQEVRTTQTDPLNPDSDSDGLTDGAEVNVYTTNPLDADTDDGGVRDGHEVIEDGTDPLNPNDDLQLFTLYIEFDYDKSILKPQYFEKLDMIVKVLQRDPGATARVEGHADKRKTSQHEYNMKLSERRAKAVVDYLVNTGGIDRTRLVYKGYGFTRPVAPNDTEENMQKNRRTEIYIRPSGNVPAVSTTEPMAVPE from the coding sequence ATGAACAGGATTACAGCGTTTCTGGCCGTCTGGCTGGTGTTGGCGATGGGGGCGGTGGCCGCCGAAGTGGACCTCTTCGAGGAAGCCCCGTGGTCCGGCGGCGTCGGGTTCAGCTTCATGCACTTCGAGGGCGACCAGGTCGTCGAGGACAGCGCCGGCCTGTCCCTGAAGTTCAACTACGCCTTCTCCCCCCGCTGGTCCGTGGACCTGGGCGCGGACCTGTTCCCGTCGCTCCCGAACCGCGAGTTCAGGACCGAGCGGCCCAACCAGCTGGACGACGACACGTGGGGCCTGCGCCTGGGCGCGGACGCGCTCCTGCACCTCCGCAACATCCAGAATCTCCGCTGGGATCCCTTCCTCGCGGCCGGCGTCGGTCTGATGGCCTTCGGCGATGACGTCGGCGGCGGCGAGGCCCAACCCGTTTTGGACGGCGGCGCCGGAATGTTCTATCACTTCAACGACGAGTGGGCCTTGCGCGGCGACCTGCGCGCGCATACCACGACGCTCAACTGGGAATTCCAGGCCCTGGCCTCCGTGGGCGTCATGTGGCGCTGGGGCGCCCACGTCGCGCCCGCCATGCAGGTGACCGGCGGCGAGCTCGACAGCGACGGCGACGGCCTGTTCGACCGCGAGGAGCAGGAGATCGGCACCGATCCCTTCGACCCGGACACGGACAAGGACGGCCTGACGGATTACCAGGAAGTCCGCACGACGCAGACCGATCCGCTCAACCCCGACTCCGATTCCGACGGCCTCACCGACGGCGCGGAGGTCAACGTCTACACCACCAATCCGCTCGACGCCGACACCGACGACGGCGGCGTGCGCGACGGGCACGAGGTCATCGAGGACGGCACCGATCCGCTCAACCCGAACGACGACCTGCAGCTCTTCACGCTCTACATCGAGTTCGACTACGACAAGTCCATCCTGAAGCCCCAGTACTTCGAGAAACTCGACATGATCGTCAAGGTGCTCCAGCGCGATCCGGGCGCCACGGCCCGCGTCGAGGGCCACGCGGACAAGCGCAAGACCTCGCAGCACGAGTACAACATGAAGTTGTCCGAGCGCCGCGCGAAGGCCGTGGTGGACTACCTGGTCAACACGGGCGGCATCGACCGGACCCGCCTCGTGTACAAGGGCTACGGCTTCACCCGGCCGGTCGCCCCGAACGACACCGAGGAGAACATGCAGAAGAACCGGCGCACGGAGATCTACATCCGCCCGTCCGGCAACGTCCCCGCGGTGTCCACGACCGAGCCGATGGCCGTGCCGGAATAA
- a CDS encoding DUF1343 domain-containing protein, which yields MQPGIETLLEEHPDRLLNRRVGLIAHPASVDSKGIHSVDRLRNAGVNLVALFGPEHGFTGRGGAGELVADGREPVSGLPIRSLYGETRKPTPEMLRELDVLVFDLHDLGARPYTYVSTLRYVMEAAAENGKAVVVADRPIPLPRVVDGPMLDPAFESFVGFVRTPVAYGMTPGETARFLREDLGLDLDLLVAPLRGFSHDAPIPSGRWIPPSPAIRSWACAACFPATVFFEALPALDHGRGTDLAFQVISAPWLDALALADELAAHPLPGVRIEPCAYRAEGAVYKGQDVRGLRLNATDPAAFRPVQAGVTLLAALQALYGPEAQWNAPGARPEFFDKLMGTDTVRLALLKGAAPEKIAAGWAIGRPVFADKRRAALLYG from the coding sequence GTGCAACCCGGCATTGAAACACTGCTCGAGGAGCACCCGGACCGGCTCCTGAACCGGCGGGTCGGCCTCATCGCCCATCCCGCCAGCGTGGATTCCAAAGGAATTCATTCCGTCGACCGGTTGCGGAACGCCGGCGTCAACCTCGTCGCCCTGTTCGGCCCCGAGCACGGGTTTACCGGGCGCGGCGGCGCGGGCGAGCTCGTCGCCGACGGGCGCGAACCCGTCTCCGGCCTGCCGATCCGTTCGCTCTACGGCGAGACGCGCAAGCCGACGCCGGAGATGCTGCGCGAACTCGACGTTCTGGTCTTCGACCTGCACGACCTCGGCGCGCGGCCGTACACCTACGTCTCGACGCTACGCTACGTGATGGAGGCCGCGGCGGAGAACGGGAAGGCCGTGGTCGTCGCCGACCGGCCGATCCCCCTGCCCCGGGTTGTCGACGGGCCGATGCTCGATCCGGCGTTCGAGAGCTTCGTGGGGTTCGTGCGCACGCCCGTCGCGTACGGCATGACGCCGGGCGAGACCGCTCGCTTTCTCCGCGAGGATCTTGGCCTGGACCTCGACCTGCTTGTCGCACCCCTGCGCGGCTTTTCGCACGACGCGCCGATCCCGTCCGGCCGATGGATTCCCCCCTCGCCCGCGATCCGGTCCTGGGCCTGCGCGGCGTGCTTCCCGGCCACGGTGTTCTTCGAGGCCCTGCCGGCGCTCGATCACGGCCGCGGGACGGACCTGGCTTTCCAGGTGATCAGCGCCCCGTGGCTCGATGCCCTGGCACTCGCCGACGAACTGGCGGCGCACCCCCTGCCGGGGGTCCGGATCGAGCCCTGCGCCTATCGGGCGGAGGGCGCGGTGTACAAGGGGCAGGATGTCCGGGGCCTTCGATTAAATGCCACGGACCCGGCCGCGTTCCGGCCGGTTCAAGCGGGCGTCACGCTGCTCGCCGCCCTGCAAGCCCTGTACGGGCCGGAGGCGCAGTGGAACGCGCCGGGCGCGCGGCCGGAGTTCTTCGACAAACTGATGGGCACCGATACCGTCCGGCTCGCCTTGCTCAAAGGCGCGGCGCCGGAGAAGATCGCCGCCGGCTGGGCAATCGGGCGGCCCGTTTTTGCCGATAAACGGCGGGCGGCGCTGCTGTACGGTTGA
- a CDS encoding DUF2059 domain-containing protein encodes MKTWSRSLLSLCILSMVITVHAGPLAHRQSVERLLDLFGVETVCQATLDALVREAVEAEPGLAGSENTLRDFLVRKIGWAALKPAVVELYLGELSEQEMGEILKFYESRTGRKFAALSPLISARVMEIVQERLARSGDEWAALVEQELNRAAGAPEAGAE; translated from the coding sequence ATGAAGACTTGGAGCAGAAGCCTCTTATCCCTGTGCATCCTTTCCATGGTCATCACGGTCCATGCGGGCCCCCTCGCCCACCGGCAGTCCGTGGAACGGCTGCTGGATCTCTTCGGGGTGGAGACCGTGTGCCAGGCCACGCTCGACGCCCTGGTCCGGGAGGCCGTGGAGGCGGAGCCCGGCCTCGCCGGGTCGGAAAACACCCTCCGGGATTTCCTGGTGCGGAAGATCGGTTGGGCCGCTCTGAAGCCCGCCGTGGTCGAGCTGTACCTGGGCGAGCTCTCCGAACAGGAGATGGGCGAGATCCTCAAGTTCTACGAGAGCCGGACCGGCCGGAAGTTCGCGGCGCTCTCGCCGCTCATCTCCGCCCGCGTGATGGAAATCGTGCAGGAGCGGCTGGCGCGGAGCGGGGACGAATGGGCCGCGCTGGTCGAACAGGAGCTGAACCGGGCGGCTGGGGCGCCGGAAGCCGGCGCGGAATAG
- a CDS encoding MBL fold metallo-hydrolase — translation MNLDVFLATLMVLDSTPPTFSASPIRRDAFLKIGNFIENSTRAGAPFDLKTFPNPFWQAVEARLAKAIEGIAAEPADAPPTAWQLYNDGVVLTADGLAIGLDVYPFPRRFGWPDSADLTGRLASRLDVLFVTHRHPDHYDKALVRACLERGKPVVLPAPLAADWPDFKTVLAADDGLQFNVVGLDVTARRGFHVWRATMDEVPLVYYEVVCPGGFTFLFVGDLDYSKTLEKTAGRDIDLFFLPWRHPNEAHEPGHAAQTATTFDAVQSALGKIRPRALLFEHLAELEHVYDGFPASYDIALDLKARGGVPSELLFWGECIAVKP, via the coding sequence ATGAACCTGGACGTCTTTCTGGCCACGCTGATGGTGCTCGATTCGACGCCGCCCACGTTCTCCGCCAGCCCTATCCGGCGCGACGCCTTCCTGAAAATCGGGAACTTCATCGAAAACAGCACGCGCGCCGGCGCGCCGTTCGACCTGAAGACCTTTCCCAATCCCTTCTGGCAGGCCGTCGAGGCGCGGCTGGCCAAGGCCATCGAGGGCATCGCCGCCGAGCCCGCGGACGCCCCGCCGACGGCCTGGCAGCTGTATAACGACGGCGTCGTCCTGACCGCGGACGGCCTGGCCATCGGGCTGGACGTCTATCCGTTCCCGCGCCGGTTCGGCTGGCCGGATTCGGCCGATCTCACCGGGCGCCTGGCATCGCGGCTGGACGTGCTGTTCGTCACGCACCGCCACCCCGACCACTACGACAAGGCCCTCGTCCGCGCCTGCCTCGAACGCGGCAAACCGGTCGTCCTGCCCGCGCCCCTCGCCGCGGACTGGCCCGATTTCAAGACCGTCCTCGCCGCGGACGATGGCCTGCAATTCAACGTTGTTGGACTCGATGTCACCGCGCGCCGCGGATTCCACGTCTGGCGCGCGACGATGGACGAGGTGCCGCTGGTCTATTACGAGGTCGTCTGCCCCGGCGGCTTCACGTTCCTGTTCGTCGGCGATTTGGATTACAGCAAGACGCTCGAAAAGACGGCGGGCCGGGACATCGACCTGTTCTTCCTCCCGTGGCGGCACCCCAACGAAGCCCACGAGCCCGGCCACGCGGCGCAAACGGCGACCACGTTCGACGCCGTCCAGTCGGCCCTCGGCAAGATCCGGCCGCGCGCGCTGCTGTTCGAGCACCTCGCGGAACTGGAGCACGTCTACGACGGCTTCCCCGCCTCCTACGACATCGCCCTGGACCTCAAGGCGCGCGGCGGCGTCCCGTCCGAACTGCTCTTCTGGGGCGAGTGCATCGCCGTGAAGCCTTGA
- a CDS encoding pyridoxamine 5'-phosphate oxidase family protein encodes MKAWLVLLAGVALVLPAVAGESIDGVSGASWTEPPLPPLSDEELTQKITDWLAGHWMLTLATADGSAAPHVSPVVYFSEGLTVYVRARPDTNKIRNIERNPAVAYTVWEPAPKFDQVRSLQVTGQARILQGEERGRVMKLFQNAPGTQLSAIRSFLEKEGIAPEEASPPEDESLAIVAIEPTLARWIERSRSADEGQVWRAEGRLP; translated from the coding sequence ATGAAGGCGTGGCTTGTTCTGCTGGCGGGCGTGGCGCTGGTCCTCCCGGCTGTCGCCGGGGAATCCATCGACGGCGTGTCGGGGGCGTCTTGGACCGAGCCGCCGCTGCCGCCGCTGTCCGACGAGGAGTTGACCCAGAAGATCACCGACTGGCTGGCGGGGCACTGGATGCTGACGCTGGCCACAGCCGACGGGAGCGCGGCACCGCACGTCAGCCCGGTCGTCTATTTCAGCGAGGGGCTGACGGTCTACGTGCGGGCCAGGCCGGACACGAACAAGATCCGGAACATCGAGCGGAATCCTGCCGTGGCCTACACCGTGTGGGAGCCGGCGCCGAAGTTCGACCAGGTGCGTTCCCTCCAGGTGACGGGTCAGGCCCGGATCCTGCAGGGGGAGGAGCGGGGGCGCGTCATGAAGCTATTCCAGAACGCTCCCGGCACGCAACTCTCCGCCATACGCTCGTTTCTTGAGAAGGAAGGGATCGCACCCGAGGAAGCGTCGCCTCCGGAAGACGAGTCGCTGGCGATTGTCGCCATCGAGCCGACCCTCGCGCGCTGGATCGAGCGCTCCCGGTCGGCGGACGAGGGGCAGGTCTGGCGGGCAGAAGGAAGGCTTCCATAG
- a CDS encoding DUF799 family lipoprotein, which produces MKNLHMLTAGLTVLLIAGCASPKDKYFLDTKTKANIYMMPKHHKIHKVAIMPFKAPTELIGNSVSDMLVTEMLRMERYELVERGQMAQVLNESELSLAGLSAAKAVEIGNMLGADGVIIGTVDEYGTTAIGGRAYPVVGVSARLIDCETGKVVWSVDLAERAEKKDVALSAHARSVVHNMVAALYAEWRKRQ; this is translated from the coding sequence GTGAAGAACCTGCACATGCTGACGGCCGGACTGACCGTGTTGCTGATCGCGGGCTGCGCCTCGCCCAAGGACAAGTACTTCCTGGACACGAAGACCAAGGCGAACATCTACATGATGCCGAAGCACCACAAGATCCACAAGGTGGCCATCATGCCGTTCAAGGCGCCCACGGAGCTGATCGGCAACTCGGTCTCGGACATGCTGGTGACCGAGATGCTGCGGATGGAGCGCTACGAGCTGGTCGAGCGCGGCCAGATGGCCCAGGTGCTGAACGAGTCGGAACTGTCGCTGGCCGGGCTCTCGGCGGCCAAGGCCGTGGAGATCGGCAACATGCTCGGCGCCGACGGCGTGATCATCGGCACGGTGGACGAGTACGGCACGACCGCGATCGGCGGGCGGGCCTATCCCGTGGTGGGCGTCTCCGCGCGGCTGATCGATTGCGAGACCGGCAAGGTGGTCTGGAGCGTGGACCTGGCGGAGCGCGCGGAAAAGAAAGACGTCGCGCTGTCCGCGCACGCCCGGTCCGTGGTGCACAACATGGTGGCGGCGCTGTACGCGGAGTGGCGCAAGCGCCAGTAA
- a CDS encoding DUF2059 domain-containing protein has protein sequence MKILTQGVVLSTLLFAATASAGPLVHRQLVERLLTLFGVETVYQSVLGAVVQQAVEAEPALAGSEKALGDFLSSRVGWARLKPEAVELYMGEFSEEEMTEILRFYESRTGRKLAALSPAISAHVMEWVQQELAKAESDWEALIASLLPAAENE, from the coding sequence ATGAAAATATTAACGCAAGGTGTCGTTCTCTCCACGTTGCTGTTCGCCGCTACGGCAAGCGCGGGGCCGCTTGTCCATCGGCAGTTGGTGGAACGCCTGCTGACCCTCTTCGGCGTGGAGACGGTTTACCAATCCGTCCTCGGGGCCGTAGTACAGCAAGCGGTGGAAGCCGAACCCGCCCTCGCAGGGTCCGAAAAGGCCCTCGGCGATTTCCTCTCGAGCCGGGTGGGCTGGGCGCGGCTCAAGCCCGAAGCCGTCGAACTCTACATGGGCGAGTTCTCGGAAGAGGAGATGACGGAGATCCTGCGCTTCTACGAAAGCCGGACGGGCCGCAAGCTGGCCGCCCTGTCGCCGGCCATTTCCGCCCACGTCATGGAATGGGTGCAACAGGAACTGGCGAAGGCAGAAAGCGATTGGGAGGCCCTGATCGCAAGCTTGTTGCCGGCGGCGGAGAACGAATGA